In one window of Siphonobacter curvatus DNA:
- a CDS encoding DUF1624 domain-containing protein: MSASPLARVRIESIDVVRGLIMILMALDHTREYLHVNAFFSNPLDLNQPSYILYFTRWVTHFCAPNFILLAGLSAYLSGQKKTRAQQRWFLLSRGLWLIFLELTVITFGLWFDVKFSFLTLQVIWATGMGFILLSALLGLPLWAIAGLGIGIVAGHNALDGLTFPKGSTAETVLFLLHQPGPIPLSPERLLLNLYPFLAWVGIMLCGYALGSWYRRDASSVQRQKKLLYLGSGLVLTFILLRLVNTYGDPAPWQPQTSPGVTLLSFLNTTKYPPSLLYALMTTGPALLLLAFLERKPRWSWMSIYGKVPLFYYLIHFYILHSLAILVHLYQGIPWAKINFQNGTAGIEPNIGLSLAGVYLVWLGVVAFFYPLCKRYAAFKQRQTHAIWRYL; this comes from the coding sequence ATGTCAGCCTCACCTTTAGCACGGGTTCGTATCGAAAGCATTGATGTGGTCCGGGGCCTGATCATGATTCTCATGGCCCTGGATCATACGCGGGAATATTTGCACGTTAATGCTTTTTTTTCCAATCCACTGGATTTAAATCAGCCTTCTTACATTCTCTACTTTACCCGCTGGGTCACGCATTTCTGTGCTCCTAATTTCATCCTGCTAGCTGGGCTATCCGCCTACCTTTCCGGACAGAAGAAAACGCGGGCTCAGCAACGCTGGTTTTTATTGAGTCGCGGGCTCTGGTTAATTTTTCTGGAACTGACCGTTATTACCTTCGGACTTTGGTTCGATGTGAAGTTTTCGTTCCTCACGTTACAGGTTATCTGGGCTACGGGCATGGGGTTTATCCTTTTGAGTGCACTTCTGGGCTTGCCGCTCTGGGCAATAGCGGGCCTGGGGATAGGCATTGTTGCGGGGCATAATGCACTCGACGGCTTAACTTTCCCCAAAGGTTCTACGGCAGAAACCGTTCTTTTTCTGCTGCACCAACCCGGTCCCATTCCCCTATCGCCGGAACGACTCCTCCTGAATTTGTATCCATTTCTAGCCTGGGTCGGCATTATGCTTTGCGGGTACGCGTTGGGGAGCTGGTATCGAAGGGACGCCTCGTCGGTGCAGCGACAAAAGAAGCTACTATATCTGGGCTCAGGGTTAGTTTTGACCTTTATCCTACTACGGTTGGTGAATACGTATGGCGATCCCGCTCCCTGGCAACCGCAGACCTCGCCGGGTGTCACCTTGCTTTCTTTTCTCAACACCACTAAGTACCCGCCTTCGCTGCTGTACGCACTCATGACGACGGGGCCGGCTTTGTTGTTACTGGCTTTTCTGGAACGTAAACCACGCTGGAGCTGGATGAGCATTTACGGCAAAGTGCCGCTTTTTTATTACCTCATCCACTTTTATATTCTTCATTCGCTGGCCATTCTGGTGCATCTGTACCAGGGAATACCCTGGGCGAAGATTAACTTTCAGAATGGCACCGCAGGTATTGAACCGAATATTGGACTTTCATTAGCAGGTGTCTACCTGGTTTGGCTGGGCGTGGTTGCTTTTTTCTATCCACTCTGTAAGCGTTACGCCGCCTTTAAGCAACGGCAAACGCATGCAATCTGGCGTTATTTGTAA